A stretch of DNA from Candidatus Binatia bacterium:
CCAGTGGGTCAAGAGCCGTGGACAGGCGTGCTGGCGGGCTTGTTAGTACTGGTGGGTGTGGGTGCGTTGCTGGGTTATCGCCGGCGAACGCTCAAGTTGCAGTCGTGACGCGGAGCAAAAGCCACGGGTCGGTCGGATCTGACAGATCCGACCGACCCTGCCAATTCGTCGCATTAGGCCTGGCGGCGAGGCACCACGAAGATCGGACAGGGAGCGTGTCGCACGATTTTTTCTGCCACGCTGCCGATGACGAGGTGGGCAATTCCGCCCCGACCGTGTGTGGACACGACGATCAAGTCAGGCCGAATCTCGTCTGCGACGGCACGGATTTTCTCGTACGCATCGCCGTGGCGCACGTGTAAAACGCGCGTAACGGTTTCGGGCAGGCATCGCTCCGCCACCTCCCGCAACAAGGCATAGGCTTTGGCCTCGGCCGCATCCACCACCTGCAGCGGCGGCAAGGCGCGGGTTTCGTAAACTTCGTCGAGTGGGTTAACGATGACGTGCACGAGGTGCACAGCACCTCCCGCCACTGTGGCGAACCACCCGGCGTGGTGAGCGGCAACGTCGCACTGCGACGAAAAATCCACGGGTAACAAGATTCTCTCGAAATGCCCAACGGAAGTCACGTGCGCAGCGGTTACTCCGCAACGAAGTCTAACGCAAGCGTTGTGCTGCGTTGCAGCACTCGATCGTCTTTGGCACCTTAGCCGACATCATGCCGCGCTTCTTGGCGGAAGTGATTCCTCGGTCGAGTTGGCCGCCGGCAGCCTCGAGCTTTGCTGCCGAGGTAGACTCTTTGTTCTTGGCCATTACCGTCGTGGTCGGAGTTTGGTGGGTGGCGAGTGAACTCGCACTAGTCGCGTGGACTTGGGCAGCGCTGCGCCGGAGGCACTCGGCCGTGGTTACGGCAAGCGACCGGAGGCGAGAAGGGCGATGGATCCTCCGTTTGGCTGCGCTGGTTCTCGTGTGCGACCTGGCGATCGAGGCACGTGGCCACGGGTTGTGGGCGCGAATTGTGGCTCCTCCACCTCGGACGGCGCTACCCATCCGCATCGAGGCGCGGCAATTTGCCTGGCTTGTGCACCATCCCGGTCGTGACCGTACGCTCGGAACGGCGGATGACATCGAGCTGCAAAATGAATTGCACATTCCTGTGGGAGAACCGGTGGAGGTTCGGCTCACTTCTCGCGATGTGATTCACAGCTTTTTTCTTCCCGCGATGCGCGTCAAGCAGGACGTTTTGCCCGGGACCGAGGCGCGACGCTGGTTCGTTGCCACGCAAGCGGGAAGCTTTCCCTTGGCGTGTGCGGAGCTCTGTGGATTTGGGCACTACCGCATGGCCGGCGAGCTCGTGGTGCACGATCCGGCGAGCTACGAGGAGCTGGCTGGCGAGCGGACACCAATCGGGGTTCATCGGGAAGGCGAGTCGTGAGGACATGGAAGAGAGCCTGAGGCACCGCGCTCCGCACAGCGCGCTCGGCAGGGCAGGTGTCTCCTTTGCGCAGCTCGATACCTTTTGGCGGAAGTGGGTGTTTTCGACGGACCATAAGGTGATTGGTTTGCAGTACCTGGGCATCGCTTCCGTCATGGGGGTGGTGGGGGCGTTTGCGGCCTACCTCATGCGCTGGCAACTGGCGTTTCCGGGAAGCTCGGCTCCGTTGTATGGCGTGCTGGATCCGCCCCCGTACAATGCGTGGCTTACCATGCACGGCACGATCATGATGTTTTTCGTCGCCATGCCGCTGCTTCTGGGAGCATTTGGCAATTACCTGGTGCCGCTCATGGTGGGCGCCCGGGATATGGCCTTCCCGCGGCTGAACATGGTGTCTGTCTGGACCCTCGGGCTGGCGAGCGCGATCTTCCTCGCGTCGTTTTTCGTGGAAGAAGGGCCGGCGGCGGCCGGCTGGACGAACTACACGCCCCTGTCCGCCGATCCGGCGTTCACGGGGGTCGGGGTCGGATTCGATTTGTGGCTTGTGGCTGTGTTCGTGGATTTTGCGGCGGTGTTGATGAGTGGAATCAATGTGTTGACCACGGCGCTCAACCTGCGGGCCTCGGGGCTCACGTTGATGCGCTTGCCTTTGTTCGTGTGGACGCAAATTGTTGCCGCGGTGTTGTTTTTGTTTTCGGCCGGGCCATTGATGGGTGCGATCTTGATGCTCCTCGCCGATCGTCACTGGGGCACAGGGTTTTTTCTGGCCGACCGGGGTGGGAGTCCGCTTCTGTGGCAGCATTTGTTTTGGTTTTTCGGTCATCCGGAAGTGTACGTAATTTTGCTGCCGGCGCTGGGAATTTTCCTCGAGGTCTTCCCCACGTTCGCCCGCAGGCCGATTGCGGCTTACGGGACGATCGTGGCCGCGCTGTGGGCGAGTGCCGCGCTGAGCTTTGTGG
This window harbors:
- the ctaD gene encoding cytochrome-c oxidase, producing the protein MEESLRHRAPHSALGRAGVSFAQLDTFWRKWVFSTDHKVIGLQYLGIASVMGVVGAFAAYLMRWQLAFPGSSAPLYGVLDPPPYNAWLTMHGTIMMFFVAMPLLLGAFGNYLVPLMVGARDMAFPRLNMVSVWTLGLASAIFLASFFVEEGPAAAGWTNYTPLSADPAFTGVGVGFDLWLVAVFVDFAAVLMSGINVLTTALNLRASGLTLMRLPLFVWTQIVAAVLFLFSAGPLMGAILMLLADRHWGTGFFLADRGGSPLLWQHLFWFFGHPEVYVILLPALGIFLEVFPTFARRPIAAYGTIVAALWASAALSFVVWAHHMFVSGMSVQLALPFSITTIIISVPFAIVLFALIATLRGAELQSATPFWFALSAVATFLLGGVTGIFLGSPAVDMYLHDTYFVVAHFHYTLFPSVVLGGFAGIYYWFPKMTGRLLGERLGQWHCGLTFVAFQFVFLPLFVAGVAGHMRRVYDPSYYAFLEPLLPLHRVATGATLVLLAAQILFLVNVVWSLWRGRVAASNPWGGTTLEWATTSPPPHENFAVAPVVVREPYLYARAAAGRVPNPQWSS